Proteins found in one Neurospora crassa OR74A linkage group II, whole genome shotgun sequence genomic segment:
- a CDS encoding alanine racemase, with product MSSTPLKIDPARASALVSQLQSVQDRILAVAKGRPVRLVAVSKLKPANDILALHQAPQVQHAHFGENYAQELQQKAELLPRSIQWHFIGGLQTTHCKSLARIPNLWAVSSLDTLKKAQTLNRVRGEVISSDPSIPKLNVHVQVNTSGEESKSGCSPGQETVDLCKAIVTECPHLNLLGLMTIGAIARSKATTPENENEDFVVLREQRDLVEKELGLDKGSLELSMGMSEDFEGAIAMGSGEVRVGSTIFGERGSRQDAKLVV from the exons ATGAGCTCAACCCCTCTCAAGATCGACCCCGCCCGCGCCTCCGCGCTCGTTTCCCAGCTCCAAAGCGTGCAAGACCGCATCCTCGCCGTCGCCAAAGGTCGCCCTGTCCGGCTCGTGGCCGTGTCCAAGCTCAAGCCCGCCAACGACATTTTGGCGCTTCACCAGGCTCCCCAAGTCCAGCATGCTCATTTCGGCGAAAACTATGCGCAGGAGCTGCAGCAGAAGGCGGAGCTCTTGCCGCGGAGCATCCAGTGGCATTTCATTGGTGGTCTCCAGACCa CCCACTGCAAATCCCTAGCCCGCATCCCCAACCTTTGGGCCGTCTCCTCCTTGGACACCCTCAAAAAGGCCCAGACCCTCAACCGCGTCCGCGGCGAAGTCATCTCCTCAGACCCCTCCATTCCCAAGTTGAACGTCCACGTGCAAGTCAACACCTCGGGCGAGGAGTCCAAATCCGGGTGCTCTCCAGGTCAAGAAACTGTCGATCTGTGCAAGGCCATCGTCACGGAGTGTCCTCACTTGAACCTGCTGGGACTGATGACAATTGGTGCCATTGCGAGGAGCAAGGCGACGACTCCCGAAAACGAAAATGAGGATTTCGTGGTGCTGAGGGAGCAGAGGGACCTGGTGGAAAAGGAGTTGGGGCTGGATAAGGGAAGTCTGGAGTTGAGTATGGGCATGAGTGAGGATTTTGAGGGGGCGATTGCCATGGGGAGTGGGGAGGTGAGAGTTGGCAGCACGATTTTTGGAGAGAGGGGGAGTAGGCAAGATGCGAAGCTCGTTGTCTAG